Sequence from the Opitutaceae bacterium genome:
CACCAGCGCCAGGACAACAATCAATGTCACAACCGCAAGTTTCTGCAGGAGCCAGGCAGCCAGTTTCGCGAGTAACGATGACATTCAAATCACTCTGGACCGGACCGCATGCGGTTTTCAACCGCCTTTGGACGACCGTGCATCGCACCACGCCTCAGTATCGAATGAGAGGGGTTGCGATTCATCGATTTTGACGATTGATATCCTTTGTAGAACCGACGCTGCAATCGTTCCGAGACACCATCCAAAACCGTCATGTCAAAAGCCATTGTTTCTCCGCTATACAACTCCGATGTTTTCCGCATGGCCTGCCGGCAGTTTGACCAGGCCGCCGATGCGATAAGCATTCCGGAAGCCGTCCGGGACAGAACCAAGTGGCCGCGACGCTGCATGGCCGTGTCCCTGCCGGTCCGGATGGACAATGGAACGGTGACAATTTTTGAGGGCTACCGGGTTCAGCACAATCTGTCGACGGGTCCGTCCAAGGGCGGCGTCCGTTTCCATCCGGATGTCACGATCGGCGAGGTAGCCGCGCTCGCGATGTGGATGAGCTGGAAATGCTCGCTGGCGGGCATTCCCTACGGTGGTGCCAAGGGCGGCGTTATCGTCGATCCGGGCAAGCTTTCCGAAGGTGAACTCGAGCGGCTTTCACGCCGTTACATGCAGGAGCTGATTCCCTTCATCGGCCCCCAGATCGACGTGCCGGCCCCTGATGTCGGCACGAACGAAAGGATCATGGGCTGGATGCTCGACACCTACTCCAATCACGTCGGCCGCCTGGAGCCCGCCATCGTCACAGGAAAACCACTCTCTCTCGGCGGCTCCCAGGGCCGCCGAGAAGCCACGGGCGCGGGTGTGGCCTACCTGATCAAGTCCTACCTCGCCGATCTCAACATTCCCGTCGGCGAGGCCACGGTCGCAATCCAGGGATTCGGCAACGTCGGATCGGAAACCGCCCTCGCCCTCGACAACTACGGCATCAAGGTCGTGGCCATCTCGGATCTCTCCGGAGCCTTTCACAATGCAAAGGGCATCAATGTGAAGAAGGCCGTCGAGTACCTGAAGTTCAGCCGGTTCCTCAAGGATTTCGACGGAGGCGACGAGATCACGAACGAACAGCTTCTGACGACAAAATGCACCGTGCTTGTTCCCGCCGCGCTCGAGCGGGTGATCACGCATGAAAATGCCCCGCACCTTCAATGCAGGATTCTCGCCGAGGCCGCAAACGGACCCACAACCAACCAGGCCGACCGCGTCATCGAACGTCGGGGTGACATCGAGGTGATCCCCGACGTGCTCTGCAATTCCGGCGGGGTGATCGTCTCCTACTTCGAGTGGCTGCAGAACCTGCAGCACTACTACTGGTCCCGCGAAGAGGTCCTCGCCAAGCTCTTCGCGATGCTCGACAAGGCCAGGCACTCCGTCGAATACCAGAAGCGCAAGTTCAAGTTCAGCCGCCGGCTCGCCGCGCTCACCCTGGGCATCTCGCGCGTCGCCGAGGCAAAACAGAGCCGCGGGCTCTTCCCGTGACCAAAACAGGATTTCGCGGTGAACTTCACCCGCGCAGGGCGCGCTCGAAACGGGTGAAGAGTGGACCTCCTTGCCAATTGGGTGGAATTGGGTGCCCCATTGCGTAATGTTCAATTGCCAGAGCCTGAAAATCACCCCTGAAATCCCTGGCCTGATCGCGGAGATCGACGAGTTCAAGGGAGCCTGGCGGACCATGGACAATCTGCCTCCTGTCACCAGCCCATGGCAACGCCATGGGTTCGGGCTGAGTCGGAATGCGAAGCCCCGAAGGGGTGCAATATCACCAGCCCATGGCAACGCCATGGGTTCACAGATGAACCGAAAACAGAGAGCCCTGAAGGGGCGGCACATTTCTCTCGAGTTTGCTTCATCGCGCAGCCCGCTCACACCCGTGCTGTTGGACCAATGACGGTTGCCGATGGAATCGTAGGCGTATTCATGGCGGCGACCCGGCAGCGGCGCAGCCTGGCTCGTCACATTCGTACCGAGGTAGCCGATCCCCGCGGT
This genomic interval carries:
- a CDS encoding Glu/Leu/Phe/Val dehydrogenase, translating into MACRQFDQAADAISIPEAVRDRTKWPRRCMAVSLPVRMDNGTVTIFEGYRVQHNLSTGPSKGGVRFHPDVTIGEVAALAMWMSWKCSLAGIPYGGAKGGVIVDPGKLSEGELERLSRRYMQELIPFIGPQIDVPAPDVGTNERIMGWMLDTYSNHVGRLEPAIVTGKPLSLGGSQGRREATGAGVAYLIKSYLADLNIPVGEATVAIQGFGNVGSETALALDNYGIKVVAISDLSGAFHNAKGINVKKAVEYLKFSRFLKDFDGGDEITNEQLLTTKCTVLVPAALERVITHENAPHLQCRILAEAANGPTTNQADRVIERRGDIEVIPDVLCNSGGVIVSYFEWLQNLQHYYWSREEVLAKLFAMLDKARHSVEYQKRKFKFSRRLAALTLGISRVAEAKQSRGLFP